One Chaetodon trifascialis isolate fChaTrf1 chromosome 13, fChaTrf1.hap1, whole genome shotgun sequence DNA segment encodes these proteins:
- the lrrc18a gene encoding leucine-rich repeat-containing protein 18, whose product MSKGKGAKGTKVSLKTAKKAIRMTPDGQRRLTLSNMGITTFPKCLLKLTNVDELDLSRNLIQKLPANIGNFLSLRWLDLHSNKLESVPESIGNLVGLTHLNLSNNHLTSAGLPSTLGSLSNLKSLNLGMNQLDTLPPTIAALDSLQELGLFDNLFIKLPEFVAVLRNLTKLNMKQNPLSYAQGNGEGTLREKTEPEEDVYLVHESSLCRTCLKRCKEQRERLTRGGGGGDVFEDKRIRTYPGLMVPNSVATVNQDVWRIRKVQHKPIKCC is encoded by the coding sequence ATGTCCAAAGGGAAGGGAGCCAAAGGGACAAAGGTGAGCCTCAAGACTGCAAAAAAGGCAATACGAATGACCCCAGATGGACAGCGCAGACTCACCCTTAGCAACATGGGTATAACCACCTTCCCGAAGTGCCTCCTCAAACTGACCAACGTGGATGAGTTGGACCTCAGCCGTAATCTGATACAGAAACTCCCAGCTAACATCGGGAACTTCTTGTCACTCAGATGGCTGGATCTACACAGCAACAAGCTGGAGTCTGTACCTGAGTCCATCGGCAACCTGGTGGGACTGACCCACCTCAACCTCTCTAACAACCACTTAACCTCTGCAGGTTTACCCTCCACATTGGGATCTCTCAGCAACCTGAAGAGTCTCAATCTGGGGATGAACCAGCTGGACACCCTACCTCCTACAATAGCGGCTCTAGACAGTCTCCAAGAGTTAGGCCTGTTTGATAACCTCTTCATCAAGCTCCCAGAGTTTGTAGCAGTCCTACGCAACCTCACAAAGctaaacatgaaacaaaatccTCTATCGTATGCTCAGGGAAATGGTGAGGGGACGCTGAGGGAAAAAACAGAACCAGAGGAAGATGTGTACCTGGTCCATGAGAGCAGCCTGTGTAGGACATGCCTTAAGAGATGtaaagagcagagggagaggcttacaagaggaggaggaggaggtgatgtgTTTGAGGACAAAAGGATCAGGACTTATCCAGGACTGATGGTGCCAAACTCAGTCGCTACAGTCAATCAAGATGTGTGGAGAATAAGGAAGGTGCAACACAAACCAATCAAATGCTGCTGA